In Clostridium thermosuccinogenes, the genomic stretch GGCATCAGTGAAAGAAAAGCTACCATAAAGCTTTTGGGAGGAGATTTGCTGATCGAATGGAAACAGGAAGACAATCATGTTTACATGACCGGTCCTGCAGTTAAGGTTTTTGACGGTGAGATAGACCTGTAGTTCACGAAGCGGAATAAGTCCAATGTAATATATTATCATTAAGTGGAAGGAGAATCTTATGGCATTAGTTAACGAAAATCATTTGAAGCTACCCGGCAACTATTTGTTTGCTGAAATTGCAAAAAGGGTAAATGCCTACAAAAGCGAGCATCCGGAGGCTAAGATTATAAGGCTTGGTATAGGGGATGTAACACGACCTCTGCCACAAGCCAGCATAGAAGCGATGCACAAAGCAGTAGATGAAATGGGACATGTGGAAACCTTCCAGGGGTACCCCGAATATGAAGGCTATGATTTTCTGATAGAGAAAATAATCGAAGTAGACTATAAAAAGCGCGGCATCAAAGTGGAGAGGGACGAAGTTTTTGTTAGTGACGGTGCTAAAAGCGATACGGCAAATATACAGGAACTGTTTGGAGTGAATAATAAAATTGCGGTTACAGACCCGGTTTACCCGGTATATGTGGACAGCAATGTAATGGCCGGAAGAACGGGAGCGCTTGGGAGCGATGGAAAATGGAGCAATGTGGTATATCTCTCCTGCACGGCGGAAAACAACTTTATACCGGAGCTTCCCAAAGAAAAGGTTGACTTGATATATCTCTGTTTTCCCAACAACCCTACAGGTATGACGCTAACCAAAGAACAGCTGAAAGCATGGGTTGATTATGCAAGGAAAAACAAGGCCATCATTCTTTTTGATTCTGCCTACGAAGCATTTATACATGAAAAGGACGTCCCCCACAGCATATATGAAGTGGAAGGGGCAAGGGAAGTGGCGATAGAATTCAGGAGCTTTTCCAAAACTGCGGGATTTACAGGAACGAGGTGTGCTTACACAGTAATACCAAAGGAGGTAACTGCATATACCGCTTCGGGAGAGGCATGCTCCCTCAACAGGATGTGGTACAGAAGGCAGGCCACCAAATTCAACGGAGTTTCCTATATAGTGCAGAGGGGTGCGGAAGCTGTATATTCAGAAGAAGGTCAGCAGCAAGTTAAGGAGCTGATCGGCTATTATATGGAAAATGCCAGGATAATCCGGGAAGGACTGCAAAGTATAGGCATTCAGGTTTTCGGAGGAGTAAATTCCCCTTATATATGGTTGAAAACACCGAAGGGAATGGACTCTTGGGCATTTTTTGACAAGCTGCTGAAGGAAATAAATGTTGTGGGAACTCCGGGAGTAGGATTTGGCCCCAGCGGAGAAGGATACTTCAGGCTGACGGCTTTTGGAAGCAGAGAGAACACGGAAGAAGCTGTGGAAAGATTCAGAACAAAATTAAAAATTTAGCAGGAAATCAAATAAAGCATATGAAAACTTGGGTGTATGAAATGCATCCAAGTTTTTTTATTCCAATTGCGATTTATTGTTCCAGTATCCATCTAATTTCAAAACTACATAATAATTATATGGGTGACTTATCAAAGTATTGCTTTAAAATTTGCCGCTAAAAACGGATAGGTTTAAATAGTACATTTAGCTTTTGCTTTGAATGAATGTGATTTTTTGAAAGAGCTCCGTGCTTATGGCAGGAACATGCGGCAAATCTTATTTTATAGCTAAAGAATGATCAACCAGTTACTATTAGAGAGCATTTAAGAGGAGAACCATGAAAACACGTAGATATATCTTTTTGGTTTGTGCATTTATTATAACAGGATTTTTTATAGAGGGTATATATGCGCTTTCCATTATCAATAAAACGATGGGAAACC encodes the following:
- a CDS encoding LL-diaminopimelate aminotransferase; translation: MALVNENHLKLPGNYLFAEIAKRVNAYKSEHPEAKIIRLGIGDVTRPLPQASIEAMHKAVDEMGHVETFQGYPEYEGYDFLIEKIIEVDYKKRGIKVERDEVFVSDGAKSDTANIQELFGVNNKIAVTDPVYPVYVDSNVMAGRTGALGSDGKWSNVVYLSCTAENNFIPELPKEKVDLIYLCFPNNPTGMTLTKEQLKAWVDYARKNKAIILFDSAYEAFIHEKDVPHSIYEVEGAREVAIEFRSFSKTAGFTGTRCAYTVIPKEVTAYTASGEACSLNRMWYRRQATKFNGVSYIVQRGAEAVYSEEGQQQVKELIGYYMENARIIREGLQSIGIQVFGGVNSPYIWLKTPKGMDSWAFFDKLLKEINVVGTPGVGFGPSGEGYFRLTAFGSRENTEEAVERFRTKLKI